In a genomic window of Bemisia tabaci chromosome 1, PGI_BMITA_v3:
- the Sou gene encoding E3 ubiquitin-protein ligase RMND5A, whose translation MEACTAVEREIDKVLSKFGGINDHAKRCLQDLTCHIENLKEEIGTCPENQELTAGQVLIMKQAMNKVKESVQRLAADHRDLHSTVSKVGKAIDRNFVQDFASTSREDVFSGPDKIMLLNQVICQHFIRQGMLDIVDELVAEAGVKTEPSVKEPFSALNSILDSLKQKDLTQAFDWAREHRESLEAQNSSLEFKLHQLQFISLLQKGTTGQNEAIAYARTHFSQFVGRHEKEVQNLMGMFLFLPHGISASPYAHMLEPHLWSDIVDTFTKDACSLLGLSVDSPLSVSVNVGCAALPALLNIRQVMQQKQVTGMWSGKDELPIEIELGQEHKYHSVFACPILRQQSSESNPPMRLICGHVISRDALTKLGSVNKLKCPYCPVEQNPSEARLIYF comes from the exons ATGGAAGCCTGCACTGCTGTGGAAAGAGAAATTGACAAAGTTCTATCAAAGTTCGGAGGAATAAACGATCACGCGAAACGGTGTCTTCAGGATTTAACATGCCAcatcgaaaatttgaaagaagaaaTCGGAACTT GTCCAGAAAATCAAGAGCTTACTGCCGGCCAAGTCCTCATTATGAAACAGGCGATGAACAAGGTGAAAGAAAGTGTACAAAGGTTGGCTGCTGATCATAGAGATCTCCATAGCACAGTGTCTAAAGTTGGAAAGGCGATTGACAGG aattttgtgCAAGACTTTGCATCTACAAGCCGAGAAGATGTTTTCTCCGGTCCTGATAAAATCATGCTTCTGAATCAAGTTATCTGCCAGCATTTCATTCGCCAAGGAATGCTGGATATTGTAGATGAGTTGGTGGCT GAGGCTGGTGTGAAAACAGAACCTAGTGTTAAAGAACCATTTTCAGCCTTAAACAGTATCTTAGACTCTCTCAAACAGAAGGATCTCACACAGGCATTTGATTGGGCTCGAGAACATCGAGAGAGTTTGGAAGCTCAG AATTCATCACTGGAGTTTAAACTGCACCAACTCCAGTTCATAAGTCTCCTTCAGAAAGGCACCACTGGTCAAAATGAAGCAATTGCTTACGCAAGGACACACTTCTCTCAATTTGTTGGACGTCACGAAAAAG AAGTGCAAAATCTGATGGGAATGTTCCTATTTCTGCCTCATGGAATTAGTGCATCACCGTATGCCCACATGCTAGAACCTCATTTATGGTCTGATATTGTCGACACATTTACTAAAGATGCATGCTCACTTTTAGGCCTGAGTGTGGATAGTCCTTTAAGTGTTTC GGTCAATGTTGGTTGTGCAGCTTTACCAGCATTGTTGAACATAAGACAAGTTATGCAGCAAAAACAAGTGACTGGAATGTGGAGCGGAAAAGATGAATTACCA ATTGAAATTGAACTTGGTCAGGAACACAAATATCACTCTGTTTTTGCATGCCCGATTCTAAGACAACAGAGTTCTGAATCCAATCCACCCATGAGACTCATTTGTGGTCATGTGATCTCTCGTGATGCTTTAACCAAGCTTGGAAGCGTAAATAA gCTAAAATGTCCTTACTGCCCAGTTGAACAGAATCCTTCCGAAGCAagattaatatatttttaa